Proteins encoded by one window of Lathyrus oleraceus cultivar Zhongwan6 chromosome 1, CAAS_Psat_ZW6_1.0, whole genome shotgun sequence:
- the LOC127119877 gene encoding probable zinc transporter 12: MIKFATSKFMTMSIIFLLQQNLVCSECSCENEVQDSNHKVSEALKYKIIAMATVLVSSLIGVCIPIFAKNISYLNPENDFYFLIKAFAAGVILATGFIHILPDAFEALSSPCIGKKPWKMFPFSSFVTMVTAIGTLIMEALIMGYKERSEMKKSQPLNEDDEAHEVNDTSHAHNFALASDKLDSTNRLRYIIVSQILELGIVLHSVILGISLGVSRSSKTIKPLVAVLTIHQFFEGIGLGGCISQAQFKYSKVAIMILFFCLIFPIGISIGIGVSNIYNENSPKALIVEGFLLSASAGVLINMALVDLVAADFLNSKMLRNLRLQLGACLALFIGLICMSILALMENS, encoded by the exons ATGATCAAGTTTGCAACAAGCAAATTCATGACTATGTCTATAATTTTTCTTCTTCAACAAAACTTAGTATGTTCAGAATGTAGCTGTGAAAATGAAGTACAAGATTCTAATCATAAAGTATCTGAGGCATTGAAATACAAAATAATTGCTATGGCAACAGTTTTGGTTTCTAGCTTAATTGGTGTGTGCATTCCAATCTTTGCAAAAAATATTTCATATTTAAATCCGGAGAATGATTTTTATTTCTTGATTAAAGCATTCGCAGCTGGTGTGATTTTAGCGACCGGGTTCATACACATACTTCCTGATGCTTTCGAGGCCTTATCGAGTCCTTGTATAGGCAAAAAGCCGTGGAAAATGTTTCCTTTCTCGAGTTTTGTTACGATGGTGACCGCCATTGGAACATTGATTATGGAAGCTTTGATTATGGGATATAAAGAAAGATCTGAAATGAAAAAATCTCAACCATTgaatgaagatgatgaagctCATGAAGTTAATGATACTAGTCATGCTCATAACTTTGCACTTGCATCAGATAAATTAGATTCAACAAATCGTCTTCGGTATATCATAGTTTCTCAG ATTTTGGAGCTAGGTATTGTGTTGCATTCTGTCATTTTAGGGATATCTCTTGGAGTGTCAAGAAGTTCTAAAACAATCAAACCTTTAGTGGCAGTATTAACTATTCATCAATTCTTTGAAGGAATAGGACTTGGTGGCTGCATTTCTCAG GCACAATTCAAATATTCTAAGGTTGCAATTATGATACTATTCTTTTGTCTAATTTTTCCAATTGGAATTAGCATTGGTATTGGAGTATCAAACATCTACAATGAAAATAGTCCAAAGGCACTAATAGTTGAAGGGTTTCTTCTATCAGCATCTGCAGGGGTTCTTATTAACATGGCACTTGTTGATCTCGTTGCTGCTGATTTTTTGAACTCAAAAATGTTAAGAAATTTAAGGCTACAACTTGGAGCATGTTTGGCACTTTTTATAGGGTTGATTTGTATGTCAATTTTGGCACTAATGGAAAATTCCTAG